The Pseudomonas sp. FP2309 genomic sequence GTCATCCTCCAGCAGCATCTGGGTCTTGAAGTCTTTGTGGGCGCGGTGAAAGTGCGGGCCGAAACAAATCACCAGGTCCAAACGGCCTTCGCGCAGGTCCTCGGCGGGAATGTCGGTTTCCAGCTTCTGTACATTGACGATCACCGGCAGGTCGGCGCGGTCGAAGGTGTGCAGCAGGCGCGGCAGAATCAACTGTTCGAAATATTCCGGGGCGCACACATTGAAGGTTACCGCCTTGTGCGTCGGATCGAACGCCTGGCCACCGGCGTGGCACAGGTTGATGCTTTCGAGGATCTTCTGCACATGACCGTACATGGTCGTGGCCTTGTAGGTAGGACGCATGCCCGCCCGCGTGTTGATAAACAACTCGTCTTCAAAACTGGTGCGCAGCTTCTTCAAGCTGTAGCTGACGGTGGACTGGCTGACGAACAGCGTTTCTGACACCTCGGTAACGCTGCTCTGGTCATAGACGGCGATAAACACCATCAAGTCCTGCATATCGAGCTTTCTGAGCAAGTTACTGTTTAGCATCCATTCCATCCGTAAACCCGCTGTACCGAACTCAGTACACAACCGCGCAAAAGCTTAACGGAACGTACGTACCAATAGAAAGCGCTGTAGGGCGTTTCTATGTTAGCCGTGGGACAAATACTGTTTGCAACACGACTTCAACGGATATGTTGCGCGTAGTGCCTGGGGTTGAAGCGTGTGACGATCAGCAGCATCACCACGACGATCGCCGTCAGCGCCCACCAGGCCCACTCGAAACTGCCCAGGTAGTCGCGGATCATCCCGGTGATCAGCGGCGACAGGCCCGCAATCAGGTAACCGACGCCTTGCACGAACGCCGTCAGGCTGCCCGCGCGACGCGGGTTGTCCAGGTGATCGAGGGACAGGATCAGGCTCATCGGGAACAGCCCGCCAATGCCCAGCCCCAGCAGGCACGGCCACAGCAGGCTCAGGTGCTGCGGGCTCAGGATCAGCCCACAGAAGCCGACGATGATCAGCACCAGCAACACCGCCACCACCCCGCGTTTATCCTGGCGACGGTTGGCGATGGCGGGCGTGACCAGGCCGGACACCACTTCCATCGCCGTGAGAAACCCCAGCAGCAACCCGGCGTTCTGTTCGCTCCAACCCTGCTCGACGTAGTACGGCGCCAGCCACGCCAATACACAGGTGTAGGACGCGGTCCCCAGGCCAAAAAACAGCGCCAGCAGCCACGCGCGGCCGTTGCCGAAAAACCACACCTGCGCACTGGAAGCAGTGTGGGGCAAGGGCGGCAGCGCCGAACGCTGGGCGTACCAGACCAGCAACGCCAGCAGCGCCAGCCCGGCCCAGATCGCCAGGCCGATGCGCCAACTGCCGGTGTGTAGTTGCACAAAGGGTGAGAACGACGCGGCCAGCGCGGCGCCGCCCATGATCGCCGTGACGTACAGGCCCATGAACAGCGACACGTTGGCGCTGAAGCGCGACTTGATCAGCGCCGGCATCAACGCCTGGATCAGCGCGATACCGATACCCGCCGCAATGGCGCTGACGATCAGCTCCAGGGCCGAATCAAGAAACAGGCGCGACAGCGTTGCCACGCCAATGACCCCCAGCGACAGCACGATGCTGCGGTGCTCGCCAATGCGCTTGGCCAGGCCCATGCCAAAGAACATCGCCAGGCCCATGGCCATGACCGGCAGCATGGTCAGTAAGGCCGCGCTGCTGAAACTCAACGGTACTTCAGCGCGAATCGACGACAACAAAGGGCCCACCGCCGCCATCGAAGGGCGCAGGTTGAGCGCGACCAGCACCACACTGATCATCAGCCAAACGGCGGTGGCGGGTTTTGCCTGAACGTTTTCCATGGGCCTGCCTTGAGTGAACAAGGGCGAATCAGGCCATGGGCGGGCGCGCGGGGCAAATGAGAAAGTCGTTGGGGCTATCTAAAAATTGCAGATGCCGACACGCCGCCGATCAACCGGCGGCGCCTCAAGCGTCAGTTGGATCGGATCACATGCTTGATCTCCTGAAACGCCGCCAACCCCCAAGGCCCCAGTTCCCGCCCGATGCTGCTCTGTTTGTAACCGCCCCATGCCGCCTGCGGGAAGATCACCTGCGGCGCATTGATCCACACCATCCCCACCTGCAAGGCATTGGCCACCCGTTCTGCGGTGTCCAGATTGCGGCTGACCACACTGGCGACCAGACCAAAATCGCTGTCGTTGGCCAGGGCAACGGCCTCTTGCTCAGTGGCAAAGCGCCGTACACACAACACCGGCCCAAAAATTTCCTCGTTCCATAACGCACTGTCCAGCGGCACGTCGGTAAACACCGTGGGGCGAATAAAGTAGCCCTTCGGCAGATCAGCCGGACGCTCGCCACCACACAGCAACCGCGCGCCGTCCTCGATGCCGCGCCTGATATGCCCCAACACCCGTTGATACTGCGCGCGGTTGATCAACGCGCCCATCTCCACGTCTTCAGCAAAGGCATCTGCCACACGTATGCCTTGCGCCCGCGTCTGCAAGCGTTGCATGAATTCGTCCGCCAGGCTGTCGGCCACCAGCACGCGGCTGGTGGCTGAACACATCTGCCCCGCGTTGAAAAAGCCACCGCCACACGCCAGTTCCACCGCCAGTTCGAGGTCGGCGTCCGCCAGCACCAACAGCGAGGATTTACCGCCCAGCTCCAGGCTCACGCCCTTGATGGTTTCGGCCGCGCGTTGCATCACCTGCACGCCCACCGCGTTACTGCCGGTGAAGGAGATTTTGGCTATGCGTCGATCCGCCGCCAGCGGTGCGCCCACCGCCAGGCCCGTGCCGCAGACCAGGTTGAACACGCCGTCCGGCAAGCCGGCATCGGCAATGATCCGCGCCAATTGCAGCTCCGCCAAAGGCGTGACTTCCGACGGCTTGAGCACCACGCAACACCCGGCGGCGAGGGCCGGGGCGAGCTTCCAGGCGGTGGTGACCATGGGGAAATTCCACGGCACGATCAGCCCGACCACGCCGCACGGTTCGCGGCGCAGGCGCGCGCTGAAGCCCTCATCGGGCAGCGCGACCGCGGCGTCCTGCGTGGCGTCCATGGCCTCGGCGACAGCCGCGTAATACTCAAAGGTGGCGATCACATCGTCCACATCAATGGCCGCTTCAAACAGCGGCTTGCCGTTGTTGCGCGCCTGCAATTGCATCAGCGATTCGCGCCTGGCACTCACGCCACTGGCGATCCTGCGCAGCAGAGCGCCACGGTCGCGGCCGGTACTTTTCGACCAGTCGATAAACGCGTGGCTGGCAGCGTCCACCGCCTGGGTTACATCCCTGGCGTCGCCGACGCTGACCAGCGCCAGGCAAGCTTCAGTCGCTGGGTTGATCACCTCCAGCACTTCATGGCCGGCACGCCATGCACCATTGATATACACACCGTTCACTGCATCGTTCATACCGCCACCTCTCTCATCCACAGCTGTTGGTCGATTTCAATCAAGGTTGGCCCGTGACGATCCGCCGCCGAGCGCAATGCCACAGGTAAATCGTCAATTCCGTTGATGCGTTCGGCGGCGCAGCCCAGCGCCTTGGCCACGCCGATAAAGTCCGGGGTATAGATGTCGACGCCAACCGGTTCGATGGCGCGGTTGAGCATGTATCGCTTGATCTCTTCATAGCCGTGGTTATTCCACAGCAGCACGATCACCGGCGTGCGTGCCTCCACCGCACTGGCCAGTTCCGGCAGGGTGAATTGCAGCCCGCCGTCGCCGATCAGGCACACCACCGGCTGGCCATCGCCGCGCCCCAGCCAGGCGCCGATGGCGGCGGGCAGGGCGTAACCCAGGGTGCCGTAGCCGGTGGATGAGTTGAACCAGCGGCGTGGGTGGTCGAGGTTCAGGGTCAGGTTGGCGCTGTACACCGGCTGGGTGGAGTCGCCGACGATGACTGCAGCGGGCAACGTCTGCAAAACGTTGCGCAGAAACAGGGTGTGCGCGCGGGTGGCGGCGTCCCAAGTGGGCGTCAGTTCGGCCCACAGACGGGCGACGCGTTGGCTGCCCCAGTCATCGCTGCGCGTAGGCAAGGGGTGGCGGTTCAGTTCGCTCAGCAGCGCGTCGGCGGCGATCTGTGCGTCGGCCACCAGGGCGAGGTGGGGCGGGTAGTTGCGCACGGTCTGGTCCGGGTCGATATCAACGCGCAGCAGCGCGCCGGGAATCTCGAACCCGCCGGCGAAGGTCACGTCGTAATCGGTTTCCGCCAGCTCCGTGCCGATCGCCAGCACCACGTCGGCTTCGGCCACCAGCGCGCGGCTGGCGACCAGGGACTGGGTCGAGCCGATCAGCAGCGGATGCGCGGCGGGCAGCAGGCCTTTGGCATTGATGGTCAGGGCCACTGGCGCGCCGAGGGTTTCGGCGAGGCGGGTCAACGCGGGCGCGGCATCGATGGCACCGCCACCGGCCAGGATCAACGGGCGCCTGGCCGCAGCCAGTAACTGGCTCATCTGCTTGATTGCCGCCGGCGCAGCACCGGCACGCGCAACGCTGACCGGCGCGCTGGCGAGCACGGCGTCGGCGTTTTCCACCAGCACATCCAGGGGGATTTCAATATGCACCGGGCGTGGCCGGCCCGCCTGGAACAGCGCGAATGCGCGCGCCAGTACACCGGGCAATTCTGCCGCCGACATCAACGTGTGGGAAAACGCCGCGACGCCCGCGATCATCGCGCTCTGGTTCGGCAGCTCATGCAGCTTGCCGCGCCCGCCGCCCAACTGGCTGCGCGACTGCACGCTGGAAATCACCAGCATGTGGATCGAGTCGGCGTAGGCCTGGCCCATGGCCGTGGTGATATTGGTCATGCCGGGACCGGTGATGATGAAACACACGCCCGGCTTGCCGCTGGTACGTGCATAGCCGTCGGCCATAAACCCGGCGCCTTGCTCGTGGCGCGGGGTGACGTGACGGATACACGAGCGGGCCAGGCCGCGGTACAGCTCCACGGTGTGCACGCCGGGGATGCCGAACACCTGGTCCACGCCGTAGCCTTCCAGGAGGTTGACCAACACTTCGCCGCAGGTCGCCATACAGGTCGCTCTTGTGATGAATTCGAGGCGGTATTGGAACGGCAGGCCCATAGCGGCAACAATCGATAAAAAGTCATACTCGCCATGTCCCCACGTCATGGCTGCGCTCCAATGAAACGCCTTCCGCCACTGCCTGCACTGCACACCTTCTGGGTCACGGCCCAGTGCTGCAACTTCACCCGCGCCGCCGAGCAATTGCACATCACCCAGGGCGCCGTGAGCCGACAGATCGCCGGTCTGGAACAGCACTTGGGTTATGCGCTGTTTCATCGTCAGGCGCGGGGCTTGAGCCTGACCGAAGAGGGCGGCGAATGGTCGCTGCGCACGCAGCAGGTGTTTGGCCTGCTCGGGGAGGCGGTGGAGCAGATCGGCCGCCGCCGCCAGACCCTGCAACTCAAAGCCTCTACCTGCGTGATGCGCTGGCTGCTGCCGCGTCTGATGCAGTGGCAAAAGGAGCGCCCGGATGTGCCGGTGGAACTCACCACCACCGTGGCCTATGGCGTGGATTTTCGCCGCGAGCCCTTCGATGCGGCGGTGATCTACGCGCCTATCGCCGAGCAGCCGGCCGAGGCGCGGCATTTGTTCGATGAATCCCTCACCCCGATCTGCGCACCGGCGCTGCTCAAGGGGTTGCACGTACCCGAGGATTTGCAGCACCAAGTGCTGCTGCACCCCACGCGTGACGAGCGCGATTGGGCGCGATGGCTCACGGCGGCGGATACGCGGTTGGGCAACCTCAGCCAGGGGCACCATTTTGAAACGCTGGATCTGGCCATGAACGTGGCCGCTCAGGGCTCGGGAGTTGCCATGGGCGACAGTGCGTTGATTGGCGAGGATGTGAAGGCGGGCCGGCTGGTAATGCCGTTTGATCTGCGGGTACCGACCGGGAAGGGCTACTTCCTGGTGTACCCACCGGGCAGCCAACCGTCGGTGGAGCTTGAAGCGTTGATGGACTGGCTGGTGAGCCAAGCGCAACAGCCCTGAATGTGATGAACGCAGCTGAGTTCTGAGCGGGGCTTAGTGTGGTGAGCGGCTTGTCCCGCGCTGGGCTGCGAAGCTCACCGCACTTATCCAGGTGAACCGCAGTGCCTGGTTTCAGGGCCGCTTCGCGCCCCAGCGCGGGGCAAGCCTGCTCACCACAACAAGCCCGCTCAGCACAAAAAGTCCGTCAGAATCCGCTCATGCATGGGCGGCCGCAGTATGCCAAGCCATCAATTGTGGTGACCGGCTTGTCTCAGTAACCGACGGTGAAACGCTGGCGCGAGTGCTTCGGTGTTTCCACTTCATCGAGCATGGCAATGGCGTAGTCGGCAAAGCTGATTGAACTGGTTCCGTCGCTGCTGACCAGCAAATCATCCTGGCCCAGGCGGAATTGACCGGTGCGTTGGGTGCCATCGAACAAGGCCGATGGCGAGAGGAAGGTCCAATCCAGTTCCTTCTCCTGGCGCAGCGCGTCGAGGAATGCCGCGCCTGCGCTGGCTTCCACTTTGTATGCCTCGGGGAAACCTGCGCTGTCGATCACACGTCCGCCATCTGGCAGCAGCAGCGAACCGGCACCGCCCACCACCAGCAAGCGTTTCACCGCGGCTTTTTTCACCGGGCCGATCACGGCGCTGGCGGGCAGGGTGGCAAAGTGTGCCGCACTGATCACCACGTCGCTGCCGCTGATGGCCTGTTGCAGTGCCTCGGCGTCCAGCGCGTCGACGCGTTTGACGGTGACGCCTGGGCGCGCGGCCAGTGCGTCGGTGTTGCGTGCAATGGCCACAACGCTGTGCCCACGACGCAAGGCCTCTTCCAGCAATTGGCTACCTGCACGGCCGGTAGCCCCAATGATTGCGATCTTGCTCATGCTGTTCTCCAGTACGGTTAAGGGATGAACGGTTTCACCACTTCATTTCGCCCTTGGCGACTTTGGCGCTCAGTTCCAGCGAGCTTTCGTCGGCAAGGGTGGGGTAACGCTGTTTCATGGCGGCGATCAGCGCGGCGGAGTCCTTCGCCTTGGCGGTCTCGCTGTCGAAAGCCTTGATGTAGTCGGCGGTGAATTTCACCGACGCAAGGCTGGGGCTGCCCAGGTAGTGGCCGGGGATCACGGTGCGTGGTTTCAGGGTTTCGATGCGTTGCAGGGTGGCCAGCCAGTCTTTATGAGATTGCGCACTCTGGGTGTCGGCCATCCACAGGTGGATGTTTTCTGCGACCACTACGCCGCCAACCACGGCCTTGATCGACGGGATCCACACAAAGCTGCGATCAGGCTGCGGGCCGTCCAGGCCGATCACGTCCAGTTGTTGGCCTTCCAGCATCAGGCTATGGCCCTGCAGCGGTTGCGGCACGATGGTTTTAGCCGGTTTGTCGGCGCCCATTTTCGGACCCCAGAACGCCAGTTTGCCGGCCACGGTGGCGTTGATATGGTCGATCACCGGTTGCGGCGCGACTACCTTGGCGTCCGGAAAGGCAGCGGTCAGGGTGTCGAGGCCGAAGTAGTAGTCCGGGTCGCCGTGGCTGATGTAGATGGTGGTCAGGTGCTTGCCGCTGGCGCGGATCTTTTGCACCAGTTGCTCGGCCTGGCCCTTGCCGAACTGCGCGTCCACCAGGATCGCGTCTTTGGCGCCGCTGACCAGCACCGAAGTGACCGGGAAGATCGCTGCCTCGCCTGGGTTGTACACGTCCAGGGTCAGGTCGGCCGCGGCCGCATGGGCGGTAAAGGCCAGGGCGGCGGTGGCCAGGGTCAGGCGCTTGAGGGTGGACAACATCGGGCAACTCCAGCAATCGGTTCAAAGGATGCACAGAGCTTAGTTGCACCAAACACGACTAAAAATGCGATGCTGGGACATAGTTTGTTTCTAAAATCGGGCAGATCATGGACCGTCTTCAAGCAATGCGCGTATTTGTCACCGTGGTCGACCTGGGTAGCCAGTCCGCCGCCGCCGACCATCTGGACCTGTCGCGTCCGGTGGTATCGCGTTACCTGGCCGAATTGGAAGACTGGGTCGGCGCGCGCTTGATGCACCGCACCACGCGCAAGCTCAGCCTCACGGCCGCCGGCAGCGAAACCCTGCCGCGTTGCCGACAACTGCTGGAACTGTGCGGCGATATGCAGGCCGCCGTCAGCGAGCCCGATGATGCGCCCCGTGGCCTGCTGCGCCTGAGCGCCAGCACCTCGTTTGGCCAGGCGCAATTGGCCGGGGCCATTGCCGAGTACGTCACGCGCTACCCGTTGGTCACGGTCGACCTGCAAATGCTCGACCGCACCGTGAACCTGGTGGATGAGCGCATCGACCTGGCCATCCGTACCAGTAATGACCTGGACCCGAACCTGATCGCCCGACGCCTCACCGTCTGTCGCTCCGTAATCTGCGCCGCGCCGGCGTATCTATTGGAGCACCCGGCGCCGCACAAAGCCGAAGACCTGGCTGCGCACAACTGCCTGACCCACTCCTACTTCGGCCGAAGCCTGTGGCATTTCGAGGAAAACGGCGAGCAGGTCTCGGTGCCGGTGCACGGCAACATCACCTCCAATGAAGCCAGTACGTTGCTGCACGTGACACTGGCCGGCGCCGGGGTGGCGATGTTGCCCAGTTATCAGGCCGGTGAGCACATCCGCCGTGGCGACCTGGTGCGCCTGCTGCCCCACGCCGAGCCCCGGCAGATGAGCATTTACGCGGTGTATGCCTCGCGCAAGCACATGCCGTCGGCGCTGCGCAGCCTGCTGGATTTTCTGGTGGTGAGGTTCCCGCCGGAGCCGGCGTGGGACGTCGGTCTTTAGGGCGACATCACCCGGTTGAATGTCGCCCAATAATGGCAACTTGCCCTGACTGACCTATGCTTTAAACAGCACCGTGTAGATCCGTTCAGAGGTCTGTGCCATGAACATCAAAACCAGAAAGTACCTGATGATTTTCGCCCTGTGCGCCTTGGCCAGCGCCCTCTATGGGACCGCGGCCTACCGGGTGGAAATGACCCGTATGCAGCCGACCTTTGCGATCAGCTGCCATCAAGACCAATGCGTGCCTCACACCGGCAGTTTCAGCGCACTCAGGTAACCGCGAAGGCAGCCAGGAACATTCTGTGCCGCCCTCAATCGCCCTTGAGTTGCTCGCGAAACGCCTTGGGTGAGAACCCGACCCGTCGGCGAAACAGTCGAGAGAAGTTGGTCGGGTCGGAAAAGCCCAACACCTCCGACATTTCATTGATGGTCATGCTGGTGTAGGTCAGCAGGCGCTTGGCTTCCAGCAACTGACGGTCATGCATGATCTGCAACGCCGGCTGCCCGCCCAGCTCCCGACACGTCCCGTTCAAGTGTGAAACCGAGATCCCCAGCTTGTGGGCCAGGTCCTCGATCTTGGGGTGCTCGCGGTAATGCTGTTCGACCAGTTGGGTAAAGCGCCGGAAATACTCGCGGCCCCGTGGCGCGCGTGGATGGCGGCGCTGGATGGCCTGGCGGCTGATCCACACCAGCAGCACGCTGACCAGCGCGTGCATCATCATGTCCCGTGCCGGTTGCGCGTCGGCGTATTCATCCTGCAAACGCGCGAACTGACTGTTGAGGTAGTCGCTGTCCTTGCCCGCCGGGTAACTGCCCAAACTCTGCAAACCGCCCGCCGCCGCGCCCAACTGCGCCTGTAAATGGCTGACCAGCGGTGCCGACAGGGTCACCACGTAGCCTTCGACGTCTTCAGAAAACCGAAAACCGTGCACGCACAACGGCGGCAGTACCTGCAAGGTCGCCTCATTGAGGGTGGTGCGCTGGCCTTCGATTTCCAGCTGTGCCTGGCCTTTGTGCACGTACAGCAGCTGGCAAAGATCCGCGTGCCGGTGGGGCTGGATTTCCCACTGGTACTCCCGACTGCGCCGGGAAATGGTTTCGCAGTGCAACAAATCGGGGGTCGGCCATTGCTGGCTTTCACCGTAAAGCTTGAAGACCGGAATCGCGGTATTGGTCATGGTTTCAATCCGATACTCAGGAAAGTGGTTCGGTAATCGCCCAAATTGGCAAAAAGCGCAGGCTTTGGCGCAGTTTTCACCTTCTTATGGCGCGCACTCAAGTGAAAAATGTCAGCCACACGATCAATGACAACTCTTTCACTCAATCTGTTCGAGTGGAACTTGCGGGCGATAAAAATAATGAAAACGCTGAATACCCAAGTCGCCATTATCGGCGCCGGTCCCTCGGGACTGTTGCTCGGTCAACTGCTGCACAACGCCGGCATCCAGACCCTCATTCTCGAGCGCCAGAGTGCCGAGTACGTGCAAGGCCGCATCCGCGCCGGGGTGTTGGAGCAAGGCATGGTCGACCTGCTGCGCGAGGCCGGTGTGAGCCAGCGCATGGACGCCGAAGGCCTGGTGCACGACGGCTTCGAACTGGCGCTCAATGGCCAACTCACCCACATCGACCTCAAGGCCCTGACCGGCGGCCAATCGGTGATGGTCTACGGCCAGACCGAAGTCACTCGCGACCTGATGGCCGCCCGCGCGGCCGCTGGCGCCACCACCCTGTACGAAGCCAGCCAGGTGCAGCCCCACGACCTCAAAAGTGATCAGCCCTGGTTGACCTTCGAGCATCAGGGCCAGGCGTTTCGCCTGGAGTGCGACTACATCGCCGGTTGTGATGGCTTCCACGGCGTGGCACGCCAGTCGATCCCGGCGGAGTCGTTGAAGATCTTCGAGCGCGTTTACCCCTTCGGCTGGCTCGGCATTCTCGCCGACACCCCGCCGGTGCATGAAGAACTGGTGTACGCCAAACACCCGCGAGGCTTCGCCCTGTGCAGCATGCGTTCGCCGACCCGCAGTCGCTATTACCTGCAAGTGCCCGCCGAAGAGCCGCTGGACGAATGGTCGGATGCGCGCTTCTGGGACGAGCTGAAAACCCGCCTGCCCAGCGCGCTGGCCGAGCGGTTGGTGACCGGCCCGTCGATCGAAAAAAGCATCGCGCCACTGCGCAGTTTTGTTGTGGAGCCCATGCAGTACGGGCGCCTGTTCCTGCTCGGCGATGCGGCGCACATCGTGCCGCCCACCGGGGCCAAGGGCTTGAACCTGGCGGCCAGCGACGTCAGTACGCTGTTTCGGATTTTGCTCAAGGTCTATGGCGAGGGCAGGGTGGATCTGCTCGAACGCTATTCCGCGATCTGCCTGCGGCGTGTGTGGAAGGCCGAGCGGTTTTCCTGGTGGATGACCTCGATGCTGCACCAGTTCCCGGAGGCCGACGGCTTCAGCCAGCGCATTGCCCAGAGCGAGCTGGAGTACTTCATTGATTCCGAAGCCGGGCGTAAAACCATCGCGGAAAATTACGTCGGACTTCCTTACGAAGCTATCGAATAGCCTGCTATCGTATCGAGCATTCCCGTGGGCTGCCTGTTTCCACGGGCCCTGCTCGAAGGTTCTGCCGTGACTCAGCTCAATCAACCCGCGCCGCCGTTGCCTGCGGTGCGCAGTATTCTCGCCTCGCTGATGATGGCGATCTTCCTTGGCGCCCTGGACCAGACCATCGTCGCCGTGTCCATGCCTGCCATTTCCGCACAGTTTCATGACGTCAACCTGCTGGCCTGGGTGATCTCCGGCTACATGGTGGCGATGACCGTGGCGGTGCCGATCTACGGCAAACTCGGCGACCTGTACGGGCGCCGGCCGATGATGCTGATCGGCATGGGCCTGTTCACCGTGGCCTCGCTGTTTTGCGGCATGGCCCAGAGCATGGAGCAACTGGTGCTGGCGCGGGTGCTGCAGGGCATCGGCGCCGGCGGCATGATCTCGGTGAGCCAGGCGATTATCGGCGACATCATTCCGCCCCGCGAACGAGGGCGTTATCAGGGGTATTTCAGCAGCATGTACGCGGTGGCGAGCGTGGCTGGGCCGGTGTTGGGCGGTTACATGACCGAGTACCTGTCCTGGCGCTGGGTGTTCCTGATCAACCTGCCGCTGGGGGCCGGCGCCTGGTACGTGGCCCATCGCACCCTGGTGGGGCTGCCGACGCCGCAACGCAAGCCGATCATTGATTACCTCGGCACGGTGCTGATGATCATCGGCCTCA encodes the following:
- the pobA gene encoding 4-hydroxybenzoate 3-monooxygenase, whose translation is MNTQVAIIGAGPSGLLLGQLLHNAGIQTLILERQSAEYVQGRIRAGVLEQGMVDLLREAGVSQRMDAEGLVHDGFELALNGQLTHIDLKALTGGQSVMVYGQTEVTRDLMAARAAAGATTLYEASQVQPHDLKSDQPWLTFEHQGQAFRLECDYIAGCDGFHGVARQSIPAESLKIFERVYPFGWLGILADTPPVHEELVYAKHPRGFALCSMRSPTRSRYYLQVPAEEPLDEWSDARFWDELKTRLPSALAERLVTGPSIEKSIAPLRSFVVEPMQYGRLFLLGDAAHIVPPTGAKGLNLAASDVSTLFRILLKVYGEGRVDLLERYSAICLRRVWKAERFSWWMTSMLHQFPEADGFSQRIAQSELEYFIDSEAGRKTIAENYVGLPYEAIE